In Anaerolineales bacterium, one DNA window encodes the following:
- the cdd gene encoding cytidine deaminase: protein MILRKEEKQSLIDLAGEARRRAYAPYSKYPVGAALRTKSGRLYTGVNIENAAYPQTMCAERVAIFKAVSEGETEFEVIAVVTNNGGSPCGGCRQVMAEFGLDTIVLFADGRGKLTKQTTVRDLLPEAFVPEHLVTDK from the coding sequence ATGATATTAAGAAAAGAAGAAAAACAATCCCTGATCGATCTTGCCGGCGAAGCGCGCCGCCGCGCGTACGCCCCCTATTCGAAGTATCCCGTCGGCGCTGCCCTGCGGACGAAGTCCGGGCGTTTGTACACCGGTGTAAACATAGAGAATGCCGCCTATCCACAGACCATGTGCGCCGAGCGCGTCGCCATTTTCAAGGCCGTATCTGAAGGCGAAACTGAATTCGAAGTGATTGCGGTGGTCACGAACAACGGCGGTTCCCCCTGCGGTGGATGCCGCCAGGTGATGGCTGAGTTTGGACTGGATACCATCGTCCTGTTTGCGGATGGCAGGGGAAAGTTGACGAAGCAAACCACCGTCCGTGACTTGCTCCCTGAAGCCTTTGTTCCCGAACATTTGGTAACGGATAAATAG
- a CDS encoding response regulator: MTRNILLVDDHRDILRLLHSTLDTLKNKEIRIFEAPSGEEALLESTRNKIELLITDYMLPGMSGVELMHKVRARHPEAKVIFITGMTDKKTRDEMLNAGALAIFDKPIPMADFLDVVERGLGLVQTIFPPEQTSGQTEERHSRLSDLLANFRQDIKADAVFLLNDRGLVQARTGKLHDSSMEVSLISTLMAIHHASLKAARHNHQETIDSYHVFSGGDHDLLFIPVTPLYALLVAGNGLASEDRILESVGGLLALRTQLEKSLKSMGVTGELKLGSDETKPASPAPMPAPKKQTDKLAKAIPAPEMEALLKQAAAQKKKPKNADDFWDEAAEKHGNKPLNSDVISLEEARKLGIIPGGK, from the coding sequence ATGACCCGTAATATCCTGCTCGTTGACGATCACCGCGATATTTTGAGGCTCCTGCATTCCACGCTCGATACGCTCAAGAACAAGGAGATCAGGATCTTTGAAGCCCCATCCGGGGAGGAGGCGCTTCTTGAGTCCACGCGCAATAAGATCGAACTGCTGATTACAGATTACATGCTGCCCGGCATGAGCGGCGTGGAACTCATGCACAAGGTGCGCGCGCGTCACCCTGAAGCGAAGGTCATCTTCATCACAGGCATGACCGATAAGAAAACGCGCGATGAAATGCTCAATGCCGGTGCCCTTGCGATCTTCGACAAACCCATCCCCATGGCGGATTTTTTGGATGTCGTCGAGCGCGGCCTGGGTCTTGTGCAAACCATCTTCCCTCCCGAACAAACAAGCGGACAAACCGAAGAACGTCACTCCAGGCTTTCCGACCTGCTCGCCAATTTCAGGCAGGATATCAAGGCTGACGCGGTTTTCCTGCTCAATGACCGCGGTCTCGTGCAGGCGCGTACCGGTAAACTGCACGACTCCAGCATGGAGGTTTCGCTGATTTCCACGCTGATGGCGATTCATCACGCCAGTTTGAAAGCTGCGCGTCACAATCATCAGGAAACGATCGACTCATACCATGTCTTCAGCGGCGGCGATCATGACCTGCTCTTCATTCCAGTGACCCCGCTTTACGCGCTGCTTGTTGCTGGAAACGGCCTGGCCTCTGAGGACCGCATCCTCGAATCGGTGGGCGGCCTGCTTGCATTGCGCACCCAGCTGGAGAAATCCCTGAAATCGATGGGTGTCACCGGCGAACTTAAACTGGGCTCGGACGAAACAAAGCCCGCTTCGCCCGCCCCGATGCCTGCTCCTAAAAAACAGACGGATAAACTTGCAAAGGCCATTCCCGCACCGGAAATGGAGGCCCTGCTTAAGCAGGCAGCCGCCCAAAAGAAGAAACCCAAGAATGCGGATGATTTCTGGGATGAAGCCGCGGAAAAACACGGCAACAAACCGCTCAATTCGGATGTGATCTCGCTTGAAGAAGCGCGTAAGCTCGGCATCATTCCCGGCGGAAAGTAA
- a CDS encoding ABC transporter ATP-binding protein: protein MATNIQKPLLEVRNLKTYFYTEDGVVRAVDGVSFEVNNGEVLGIVGESGCGKSVTSLSIMRLIGQPGKIEEGEIIFDGKDLVKATEEEMMKVRGNRISMIFQQPQSALNPVFRAGDQISEVLNIHQDFGKEAGRNRAIELLKLVGIPEPESRAESFPHELSGGMAQRIMIAMALACVPDLLIADEPTTALDVTIQAQILDLMRDMRNQLGSSMILITHDLGVIAEMAHRVAVMYAGEIVEQSPVATLFDQPLHPYTKGLIGSIPVLGEVRERLDVIPGSVPNLVNLPAGCRFAPRCLARIEHNLSVCTDRRPELTEVAEGHKVRCWLFQDSDEHVAPLKQASKS, encoded by the coding sequence GTGGCGACAAATATTCAAAAACCCTTGCTCGAAGTACGTAATCTTAAGACGTATTTTTATACCGAGGATGGCGTGGTGCGTGCCGTGGACGGCGTAAGTTTTGAAGTGAACAATGGTGAAGTGCTTGGGATTGTGGGCGAATCCGGCTGCGGAAAAAGTGTTACCTCCCTTTCCATCATGCGTTTGATCGGCCAGCCCGGCAAGATCGAAGAGGGCGAAATCATCTTTGATGGCAAGGACCTGGTTAAAGCCACGGAAGAAGAGATGATGAAGGTGCGCGGAAACCGCATCTCCATGATCTTCCAGCAGCCCCAGTCCGCGCTTAACCCCGTGTTTCGAGCCGGCGACCAGATTTCCGAGGTGCTTAATATTCACCAGGATTTTGGGAAGGAAGCGGGCAGAAACCGTGCCATTGAATTACTGAAACTGGTGGGGATTCCCGAGCCGGAAAGCCGCGCCGAATCCTTCCCGCATGAACTTTCCGGCGGCATGGCGCAGCGCATTATGATTGCCATGGCGCTGGCCTGTGTGCCGGACCTGTTGATCGCAGATGAGCCCACCACCGCTCTGGATGTGACCATCCAGGCCCAGATTTTGGACCTGATGAGGGATATGCGTAATCAATTGGGTTCCTCCATGATCCTGATCACTCATGATCTCGGCGTGATCGCCGAGATGGCACACCGCGTGGCGGTCATGTACGCGGGTGAAATTGTGGAGCAATCCCCTGTAGCCACGCTTTTTGACCAGCCGCTTCATCCTTATACGAAGGGTCTGATCGGTTCGATCCCGGTCCTGGGCGAAGTCCGTGAACGCCTGGACGTTATTCCCGGCTCCGTGCCGAACCTGGTGAATCTGCCGGCTGGCTGCCGTTTTGCTCCTCGTTGTCTGGCACGCATTGAACATAATTTATCAGTTTGTACTGATAGACGCCCTGAATTAACGGAAGTTGCCGAGGGACACAAAGTACGCTGCTGGCTTTTCCAGGACTCCGATGAACATGTTGCCCCGCTAAAGCAGGCAAGCAAATCCTAA
- the recO gene encoding DNA repair protein RecO: MTDFRSFRASAVVLRHANWGEADQLLTLYTREQGMLRALAKGARKMTSRKGGHLQPFTQITVQLAKGRDLLIVTQVETVNAFLPLHDDLVKLGYASYAVELLLRFSYEEEGGNPTLFRLLVETLDRIEKESEAWLAVRYYEMRLLDAVGFRPQLFECANCGREILAEDQFFSFTAGGVICLRCGQGLPNLARISVETLKYLRHFQRSSYRDASRAHPGLGIKKEAEILMQGYFTYLLERELNTPGFIKHVKS; encoded by the coding sequence ATGACCGACTTCCGCTCCTTCCGCGCTTCCGCCGTTGTGCTTCGCCATGCAAATTGGGGCGAGGCCGACCAGTTACTTACGCTGTACACGCGTGAGCAGGGCATGCTGCGCGCACTGGCGAAGGGCGCGCGAAAGATGACGTCACGTAAAGGCGGACATTTACAGCCCTTCACTCAAATTACGGTGCAGCTTGCAAAGGGCCGTGATCTATTGATTGTCACGCAGGTTGAAACGGTCAATGCGTTTTTGCCATTGCATGACGACCTTGTAAAATTGGGATATGCCTCGTATGCGGTTGAGTTGTTATTGCGTTTTTCCTACGAGGAGGAAGGCGGGAATCCCACGCTCTTTCGATTGCTTGTAGAGACATTGGATCGCATCGAGAAGGAATCCGAAGCCTGGCTTGCGGTTCGATATTATGAAATGCGATTACTGGATGCCGTGGGGTTTCGCCCGCAGTTATTCGAGTGCGCGAATTGCGGACGCGAGATTCTTGCCGAGGATCAGTTCTTTTCGTTCACGGCCGGCGGCGTCATCTGTCTCCGCTGCGGGCAGGGCCTGCCCAACCTTGCAAGGATCTCCGTGGAAACGCTCAAATATCTGCGCCATTTCCAGCGCTCAAGCTACCGGGATGCCTCTCGCGCACATCCCGGCCTTGGGATTAAAAAAGAAGCGGAAATCCTCATGCAGGGATATTTCACGTATCTGTTGGAGCGCGAATTGAACACGCCGGGTTTCATCAAGCACGTTAAGTCGTAA
- a CDS encoding dipeptide ABC transporter ATP-binding protein, which translates to MNTKLNTQEKPDLLVVKKLTKYFPVRSGVLQRVTAWVQAVDKVSFAIKSGETLGMVGESGCGKTTVGRSILRLIEPTSGEVSFNGENIITMRPKSLKTLRRDMQIIFQDPYASLNPRMPIGESVMEGLQIHKIGNPKERWEVAINMLKKVGLEEYHARRYPHEFSGGQRQRIGIARALALQPKFIVCDEPVSALDVSIQSQVLNILRDLQKEFGLTYLFIAHNLSVVEHISDRVSVMYLGKMVELTDRDSLYREPLHPYTKALLSAIPIPHPNIKRERTILKGDVPSPLNPPSGCRFHTRCPIAVEHCSQEEPEFKEVRPGHWVACWLAE; encoded by the coding sequence ATGAATACTAAATTGAACACTCAAGAAAAGCCAGACCTGCTGGTTGTAAAGAAGCTTACAAAATACTTCCCTGTCCGCTCCGGTGTTCTTCAGCGTGTCACAGCCTGGGTACAGGCTGTGGACAAGGTGAGCTTTGCGATAAAAAGCGGCGAGACTCTGGGCATGGTGGGTGAATCTGGTTGCGGAAAAACGACCGTCGGTCGTTCCATACTTCGCCTGATTGAACCGACTTCCGGCGAAGTTTCCTTTAATGGGGAAAATATTATCACCATGCGGCCAAAATCGCTCAAAACCCTGCGCCGCGACATGCAGATCATCTTTCAGGATCCCTACGCTTCCCTTAACCCCCGTATGCCGATCGGCGAATCCGTCATGGAGGGATTGCAGATCCATAAGATTGGCAACCCCAAGGAGCGCTGGGAGGTTGCCATCAACATGCTCAAGAAGGTGGGTCTGGAGGAATATCATGCCCGCCGTTACCCGCATGAGTTCTCCGGCGGACAGCGTCAGCGCATCGGGATTGCCCGTGCTTTGGCTTTACAGCCGAAATTCATCGTCTGTGATGAGCCGGTCTCGGCGCTGGATGTTTCCATCCAGTCGCAGGTTTTAAATATTCTCAGGGACCTGCAAAAGGAATTTGGCCTCACGTATCTATTCATTGCGCATAACCTGAGCGTGGTGGAGCATATCTCCGACCGCGTGTCGGTGATGTATTTGGGCAAGATGGTGGAATTGACGGATCGCGATTCGCTGTACCGCGAGCCTTTGCATCCCTATACAAAGGCTTTGCTCTCTGCCATTCCGATTCCCCATCCCAATATTAAGCGCGAACGTACCATCCTCAAGGGTGATGTGCCAAGCCCGCTTAACCCGCCCAGCGGCTGTCGTTTCCATACCCGCTGTCCCATTGCCGTTGAACATTGTTCGCAGGAGGAGCCTGAGTTCAAGGAAGTCAGGCCCGGGCATTGGGTGGCCTGCTGGCTGGCTGAATAG
- a CDS encoding NAD(P)/FAD-dependent oxidoreductase: MLKHDVLILGGGPSGLSTALHLAKIAPHLVPRILILEKEQYPRLKLCAGGLVIDAEVILERLGLDVREVPHVDASNVHFDFAGRGLAVRVPKRHAIRVIRRDEFDHWLARKTREAGIEIREGIKISHVIPDENGVAVQTDQGEFRAAIVVGADGSNGVTRRSIFPNDPVYTARVLEVLTPTQPSPNLGGGQGRGKTAFFDFFPVPDNIAGYVWDFPTQVKGQRMRCWGVYDTNLFSNLKRPALKAPLAEEMKRIGFDLNDYEIKGHPIHWYSPLNKASMPRVLLVGDAVGADPLFGEGISMALGYGAIAAQELAESFQRGEFSFRGYKPRLVRSGLGQTLFARWVITQILYSCKWRWFQILLWRMLKPLVLLVAWIFVLNWSKRNFPITT; the protein is encoded by the coding sequence ATGTTAAAGCACGATGTTCTCATCCTCGGCGGCGGACCGAGCGGACTCTCCACTGCATTGCATCTGGCAAAGATCGCTCCGCATCTCGTCCCCCGCATCCTGATCCTGGAAAAGGAACAGTATCCGCGCCTGAAGCTTTGCGCCGGCGGATTGGTCATCGACGCTGAAGTCATTCTTGAACGGCTCGGGCTTGACGTGCGCGAAGTTCCACATGTGGATGCATCGAATGTCCATTTCGATTTCGCGGGCAGGGGACTCGCCGTCCGCGTGCCGAAACGTCATGCCATCCGCGTCATCCGCCGTGATGAGTTCGATCACTGGCTGGCACGGAAGACTCGCGAAGCGGGAATCGAAATTCGGGAAGGCATCAAGATCAGTCATGTCATCCCCGATGAAAACGGTGTGGCGGTTCAAACCGATCAGGGGGAATTCCGCGCCGCCATCGTCGTGGGCGCAGACGGCTCGAACGGCGTAACACGCCGCAGCATCTTCCCGAACGATCCCGTCTATACGGCAAGGGTGCTGGAGGTTTTGACTCCCACCCAACCCTCCCCCAATCTTGGGGGAGGGCAAGGGAGGGGGAAAACAGCCTTCTTCGATTTCTTCCCCGTCCCCGACAATATCGCAGGCTATGTCTGGGATTTCCCCACACAGGTCAAGGGTCAACGCATGCGCTGTTGGGGAGTTTACGACACAAACCTTTTCTCAAACCTAAAACGCCCCGCGCTGAAAGCACCGCTCGCCGAGGAGATGAAACGCATCGGCTTTGACCTGAACGACTACGAGATCAAAGGTCACCCCATCCACTGGTACAGCCCATTGAACAAGGCATCCATGCCGAGGGTGCTGCTGGTCGGCGATGCCGTCGGCGCGGACCCGCTCTTCGGCGAAGGCATCAGCATGGCGCTGGGTTATGGCGCGATCGCGGCACAGGAGCTGGCGGAGTCATTCCAGCGTGGCGAATTTTCATTCCGCGGATACAAGCCCCGGCTGGTGCGAAGCGGGCTGGGTCAAACCTTGTTTGCGCGCTGGGTCATCACACAGATCCTCTATTCCTGCAAATGGAGATGGTTCCAGATCCTGCTGTGGCGCATGTTGAAGCCGCTCGTCCTGCTGGTCGCATGGATATTCGTTTTGAATTGGAGTAAAAGAAATTTTCCCATTACGACTTAA
- the glmU gene encoding bifunctional UDP-N-acetylglucosamine diphosphorylase/glucosamine-1-phosphate N-acetyltransferase GlmU has translation MKITAILLAAGQGTRMKSSLPKVLHPVAGRPMIWHVMQAIQQATTEKPVVVVGHGAEDVKKYLGDSAQTVLQEPQLGTGHAVMQAGSVLRGGTDLVVVCYSDMPLLRGETLQKLVETQRNNHGPISMLTVVADNPRGFGRVIRRADDAVKAIVEEYVATAEQLQVRELNVGAYCFDANWLWKALQSIPKNPKKGEYYLTDTVELAAKDGLSVQAMVMDDLEEIIGINTRVHLSECETAMRRRINQAHMLNGVTMVDPASTYIEVGVTIGRDTVIMPNTCLYGRTEIGAGNVLGPNSIIRDSKIGDGCKVLASVLEGAVLENDVDMGPFARLRKGAHLGNHVHMGNFGEVKDSYLADGVKMGHFSYIGNAQIGAHTNIGAGTITCNYDGEKKHATDIGENVFIGSDTMLVAPLKIGNGARTGAGAVVTKNVAEDTLVVGMPARAIKKLERNAKKK, from the coding sequence ATGAAAATAACCGCCATCCTCCTTGCCGCCGGGCAGGGGACTCGTATGAAATCATCCTTGCCCAAGGTTCTGCATCCGGTTGCGGGCAGGCCCATGATCTGGCATGTCATGCAGGCCATCCAGCAGGCCACCACGGAAAAGCCCGTTGTAGTGGTTGGGCATGGCGCCGAGGATGTGAAAAAATACCTTGGCGATTCTGCGCAGACCGTATTGCAGGAACCACAGCTGGGAACAGGCCATGCCGTAATGCAGGCCGGGTCTGTATTACGGGGCGGGACCGATCTTGTCGTGGTCTGCTACAGCGATATGCCTTTGTTGCGCGGTGAGACCCTGCAAAAACTCGTCGAAACCCAAAGGAATAACCATGGTCCCATCTCCATGTTGACCGTAGTTGCAGACAACCCGCGCGGGTTTGGACGCGTCATCCGCAGGGCGGATGACGCGGTGAAAGCCATCGTGGAGGAATATGTGGCCACGGCAGAGCAGTTGCAGGTCAGGGAGTTGAACGTGGGCGCTTATTGTTTCGATGCGAACTGGTTGTGGAAGGCACTCCAGAGCATCCCAAAAAATCCCAAAAAGGGCGAATACTACTTAACGGATACCGTTGAACTGGCGGCCAAGGATGGCCTGTCCGTTCAAGCCATGGTAATGGATGACCTCGAAGAGATCATCGGCATCAACACGCGCGTGCATCTTTCGGAATGTGAAACTGCCATGCGCAGACGTATAAATCAGGCACACATGCTTAATGGTGTCACGATGGTGGATCCCGCTTCAACCTATATTGAGGTTGGCGTGACCATCGGCAGGGATACGGTCATCATGCCGAACACCTGTTTGTATGGGAGGACCGAGATCGGCGCGGGCAATGTGCTTGGACCGAATTCCATCATCCGCGATTCTAAAATTGGAGACGGGTGCAAGGTGCTTGCTTCTGTCCTGGAGGGCGCAGTACTTGAAAATGATGTGGACATGGGTCCGTTTGCACGCCTGCGCAAAGGCGCGCATCTGGGCAATCACGTCCATATGGGGAATTTTGGCGAGGTGAAGGATTCATATCTTGCAGATGGCGTAAAGATGGGGCATTTCTCCTATATTGGCAATGCACAGATCGGCGCCCATACCAACATCGGTGCAGGGACGATCACTTGTAATTATGACGGCGAGAAAAAACATGCCACTGATATTGGGGAGAATGTTTTCATTGGTTCGGATACCATGCTGGTGGCGCCGTTGAAAATCGGGAATGGAGCGCGTACGGGGGCGGGCGCAGTCGTGACGAAAAACGTGGCAGAGGATACACTTGTGGTGGGCATGCCCGCCCGCGCCATCAAAAAGCTTGAACGGAACGCCAAAAAGAAATAG
- a CDS encoding ABC transporter permease, producing MTVSAQLDKLDSEAIIIEERTPFQIVFRRFVRHRLAMASLVVMIVIFSVTILAPYITSFRVDELNVNKYFVPFGTVDEPTGRVHYLGTDNIGRDYFSRLIYAGRISLTVALFSVFIAETIGIFVGAISGFYGKWVDAVLMRFVEFMLTIPTLPLLLIISSMLIRNEDLIPIPDSVLRFVGNIMLLSPRDARSAVLIIIVLAGFGWLAAAQLMRGTVLSLREQTFVEASRSLGATNIWIILKHMIPNAMAPIIVDASLGLAGFVVAEAALAFLGFGIQDPIPTWGNMLSATQTYMFDRPWLPLLPGIPIFLCSLAFNYIGDGLRDALDPRLKL from the coding sequence ATGACTGTATCTGCCCAATTGGACAAGCTCGATTCCGAAGCCATTATCATCGAGGAGCGCACCCCGTTCCAGATCGTCTTCCGCCGTTTTGTGCGCCATCGTCTGGCAATGGCCTCGCTGGTTGTCATGATAGTTATTTTCAGCGTGACCATTCTGGCGCCCTACATCACCTCTTTTCGGGTGGATGAACTGAACGTCAACAAATACTTTGTCCCATTTGGAACGGTGGATGAGCCGACCGGCCGCGTGCATTATCTGGGCACGGATAATATTGGCCGCGATTACTTTTCCCGCTTGATCTATGCCGGGCGCATCTCGCTGACCGTGGCGTTGTTCTCCGTATTTATCGCGGAGACCATCGGCATCTTTGTGGGGGCGATCTCCGGCTTTTACGGGAAATGGGTGGATGCCGTTCTCATGCGCTTTGTGGAATTCATGCTGACCATTCCAACATTGCCGCTGCTGCTGATCATCTCCTCCATGCTGATAAGGAATGAAGACCTGATCCCCATCCCGGATTCGGTGCTGAGGTTTGTGGGAAATATCATGTTGCTCAGTCCCAGGGATGCGCGCAGTGCGGTGTTGATCATCATTGTTTTGGCCGGCTTTGGCTGGCTGGCCGCCGCACAGTTGATGCGTGGTACGGTTTTGTCCCTGCGCGAGCAGACATTTGTGGAGGCGTCCCGTTCCCTGGGCGCCACGAACATCTGGATCATCTTGAAACATATGATCCCAAACGCCATGGCCCCGATCATTGTGGATGCGTCCCTGGGGCTTGCGGGTTTTGTGGTCGCGGAGGCTGCGCTTGCATTCCTTGGCTTTGGCATTCAAGACCCGATTCCCACCTGGGGAAACATGCTTTCTGCAACGCAGACCTACATGTTCGACAGGCCCTGGCTGCCTCTGCTGCCCGGAATACCGATCTTTTTATGTTCCCTTGCCTTTAACTACATTGGCGACGGTCTGCGCGACGCGCTGGATCCCCGTTTGAAGTTATAA
- a CDS encoding ABC transporter substrate-binding protein — protein MKYFHPPLALIIVILLAGCSRLQSQVETPTALFTPLPTVTPSLPAPASLTVCLGQEPNTLYPLGGPNAAARSVLAAVYNGPIDTISYEYQPVILARLPSIENGEAQIVRTQVQAGGQVVDADGDLVALEAGVRVRPADCRDDECVITYDGVSPLEMDQMVVNYRLRPDLTWADGTPLTADDSVYAFELEADAETNPYLIGRTQVYEAADEQTLQWWGVPGFMDPAYFTNFWAPAPKHLWSQFSADQLPSVDIASRTPIGWGPYTVVEWIAGDHITLVKNPYYFRAADGYPKIDILSFRFIPDPNTALSELVAGRCDILDPSINLDNQAGLLREMQAAEQAQAFFATGMSIEWLGLGLVPASYDNGYDIQRDRPNFFADAHTRQGIAYCLDRQSVVNNVLFGLTTVPTTYVPDDHPVFDAQIAGIPHDPEVGISLLELAGWQDTDDDPSTPRRAVSVSNVAFNTPLQLNYYTTSATQRRQVVEILERSLAECGIGLRVQYFTQNDLYAPGPAGFLFGRSFDLAEYALGVNSIEPPCTWFSSAEIPSADNSWIGTNVPGFSNAEYDAACRAAQQALPDEPSYVNSYRQTQIIFSSELPAIPLYHRLRIAAAGPEVCHFGLDPTATPLWNIEAIDIGDACR, from the coding sequence TTGAAATATTTTCATCCTCCCCTTGCGCTGATTATTGTCATCCTTCTTGCCGGCTGCTCAAGATTGCAGTCACAGGTGGAAACTCCGACTGCCTTGTTCACACCATTGCCAACCGTGACTCCGTCACTCCCGGCGCCCGCCTCCCTGACTGTCTGTCTTGGACAGGAACCCAACACCCTTTACCCTCTCGGTGGACCGAACGCCGCCGCACGCAGCGTGTTGGCCGCGGTCTATAACGGACCGATTGATACAATCAGCTACGAATATCAGCCTGTGATCCTTGCCCGTCTGCCGTCCATTGAAAACGGCGAAGCGCAAATTGTCAGAACACAGGTGCAGGCTGGAGGTCAGGTTGTGGACGCGGATGGTGATCTCGTTGCTCTGGAAGCAGGTGTGCGTGTCCGTCCTGCCGACTGCCGCGATGATGAGTGCGTCATCACCTATGACGGTGTGTCCCCGCTGGAGATGGATCAGATGGTCGTAAATTATCGTTTACGTCCGGATCTGACCTGGGCAGACGGCACGCCTCTCACCGCCGATGATTCCGTATATGCTTTTGAACTCGAAGCGGATGCGGAAACGAATCCTTATTTGATTGGCCGCACACAGGTGTACGAAGCCGCCGACGAGCAGACCTTGCAGTGGTGGGGCGTGCCTGGTTTTATGGACCCCGCGTATTTTACGAATTTTTGGGCGCCTGCGCCGAAGCATCTGTGGAGTCAATTTTCCGCCGACCAGTTGCCTTCCGTTGACATTGCTTCGCGCACGCCGATTGGCTGGGGACCCTACACGGTGGTGGAGTGGATTGCGGGCGACCACATCACGCTGGTGAAGAATCCGTATTACTTCCGCGCCGCAGACGGTTACCCAAAAATAGACATCCTCTCCTTTCGCTTCATCCCCGACCCGAATACGGCTCTGAGCGAACTGGTTGCAGGCCGCTGTGACATTCTCGACCCATCCATAAATTTGGATAATCAGGCGGGCTTGTTGCGGGAAATGCAGGCCGCCGAACAGGCGCAGGCATTTTTTGCAACCGGCATGTCGATTGAATGGCTTGGTTTGGGGCTTGTCCCGGCCTCTTATGATAACGGCTATGATATTCAGCGGGACCGCCCAAATTTCTTTGCGGATGCGCACACCCGCCAGGGCATTGCCTATTGTCTTGACCGTCAATCGGTTGTGAATAACGTGCTGTTTGGATTGACAACCGTCCCGACGACCTATGTTCCGGATGACCACCCTGTGTTTGATGCGCAGATTGCGGGGATTCCCCATGACCCTGAAGTTGGGATCTCGCTGCTCGAACTGGCAGGCTGGCAGGATACTGACGATGATCCATCCACGCCGCGCCGCGCAGTGAGCGTCTCGAATGTCGCTTTCAACACCCCTCTGCAGTTGAATTACTACACCACATCCGCCACCCAGCGCAGACAGGTGGTGGAAATCCTTGAGCGCTCGCTTGCGGAATGCGGCATCGGACTCCGTGTGCAGTATTTTACCCAGAACGATCTCTATGCCCCCGGCCCCGCTGGGTTTCTCTTTGGGCGCAGCTTTGACCTGGCGGAATATGCACTCGGCGTTAACAGCATCGAACCTCCCTGCACCTGGTTCAGCAGTGCGGAAATTCCCTCCGCAGATAATTCGTGGATTGGCACGAACGTGCCTGGTTTCAGCAATGCCGAGTATGATGCCGCCTGCCGCGCCGCACAACAGGCACTGCCTGACGAACCGTCGTATGTTAATTCGTATCGCCAGACTCAGATCATATTTTCAAGCGAGCTTCCTGCAATTCCCCTGTACCACCGTTTGCGGATCGCCGCCGCAGGCCCTGAAGTTTGTCATTTTGGGCTGGACCCAACCGCCACCCCGCTCTGGAATATCGAGGCGATTGACATCGGTGATGCCTGCAGATAA